From Verrucomicrobia bacterium CG1_02_43_26, one genomic window encodes:
- a CDS encoding signal recognition particle protein: MFESLTDRMSDALRTLRGISKLTENNIEDALKEVRSALLSADVHFKVAKEFIERVKVASLGQDVLKSISPGQLIIKIIHDELVKILGAGKTDLSDKRPLKIMMVGLHGSGKTTTTVKLALSLKKKGYKPALIACDVYRPAAIDQLELLAKQEDILVYTDRDSKDVPKIGKKGLEWANEAGCDAIIFDTAGRLQIDENLIKEIQELSKKVEPEETLLVADSALGQEAVNVAKHFHDAVNVTGIVLTKLDGDARGGAALSMKSIADVPIKFMGIGEKLTDFDIFYPERMAQRILGMGDVVSLVEKAQENYSEEEAEKLAKKIKKAEFDLDDMLSQLKQFKKMGSIASVASMLPGMGKMNLGTKEENQIKHMEALIQSMTLQERQNPKIINGSRRMRIAKGAGLEVKDLNQFLKQFLMMKKMMKSMKGSKGLKLQKKMAASMGGSSNPFANMPL, from the coding sequence ATGTTTGAGTCCCTTACAGATCGTATGTCCGATGCTTTGCGCACTTTGCGCGGTATCAGCAAACTGACAGAAAATAATATTGAAGATGCGTTGAAGGAAGTACGTTCCGCGCTCCTTTCCGCTGATGTGCACTTCAAGGTCGCCAAAGAGTTTATCGAGCGTGTTAAAGTAGCCTCTCTGGGCCAGGATGTTTTAAAATCGATCAGCCCGGGGCAATTGATCATCAAAATCATCCATGATGAATTGGTCAAAATATTAGGCGCGGGTAAAACAGATCTTTCCGACAAGCGTCCGCTGAAGATCATGATGGTGGGTCTCCACGGTTCCGGTAAAACCACTACTACCGTAAAACTAGCCCTTTCCTTAAAGAAAAAAGGCTATAAGCCCGCATTGATAGCCTGTGACGTTTATCGTCCTGCTGCTATCGATCAATTAGAATTGCTGGCTAAACAGGAAGATATCCTCGTTTACACAGATCGTGATAGCAAGGACGTCCCTAAAATCGGTAAAAAAGGCCTGGAATGGGCAAATGAAGCAGGCTGCGATGCTATCATTTTTGACACCGCGGGTCGTCTACAGATCGATGAAAATTTAATCAAGGAGATCCAAGAACTTTCCAAAAAAGTTGAGCCAGAAGAAACATTGCTGGTTGCAGACTCCGCTTTAGGCCAAGAAGCGGTAAATGTCGCTAAACATTTTCATGATGCCGTAAACGTTACGGGCATCGTCTTAACCAAATTAGACGGTGATGCCCGAGGTGGTGCAGCCTTGTCCATGAAATCGATTGCCGATGTACCTATTAAATTTATGGGAATCGGTGAAAAACTCACGGATTTTGATATTTTTTATCCAGAACGGATGGCTCAACGTATCCTGGGCATGGGTGACGTTGTCTCTTTAGTTGAAAAAGCACAGGAGAATTATAGCGAAGAAGAAGCGGAAAAATTAGCCAAAAAAATCAAAAAAGCAGAATTTGATTTGGATGACATGTTGTCCCAGCTAAAACAATTTAAAAAAATGGGCTCAATCGCTTCTGTTGCTTCTATGCTTCCAGGCATGGGCAAAATGAATTTGGGGACTAAAGAAGAGAACCAGATCAAGCACATGGAGGCTTTGATCCAGTCCATGACCCTACAGGAACGTCAGAATCCTAAAATCATCAACGGCAGCCGCCGTATGCGTATTGCCAAGGGTGCTGGGCTTGAAGTCAAAGACTTAAACCAGTTCTTAAAGCAGTTCCTTATGATGAAAAAAATGATGAAGTCTATGAAGGGTTCCAAAGGCTTAAAATTGCAAAAAAAGATGGCGGCATCCATGGGCGGTAGCAGTAATCCATTTGCAAATATGCCACTGTAA
- a CDS encoding glutaminyl-tRNA synthase (glutamine-hydrolyzing) subunit B, with amino-acid sequence MEYEAVIGLEVHVQLKTKSKMFTRAPYKYGEAPNTLTNGVVLALPGTLPVLNAEAIRKTIKVGLMFGSKIADICKWDRKNYFYPDSPKGYQLSQFDQPVCLGGSVEIELPGSSRNIMGVHRHVQLTRIHLEEDVGKLSHMDGHSLVDYNRAGAPLIEIVTEPDMSSAEEVFAFLTALRNCMLYAGVADCDMEKGQMRCDANVSVRPVGSTTLGTKVEIKNLNSISGVRNGVIYEIQRQIQAIKTGEKIIQETRRWNAEEGYTSSMRGKEQAHDYRYFPDPDLMPVKISSEMKETIQSTLPELPFDKQRRFMEQYDLPYTITSVLCPIQELCHFYEKAIEKHNNPKAIGNIIANDLLRELSSIEGQQTISVTQCKITPDAIAGLIKLVDDGIISKQTAQEVFVEMYQTGKAASIIVKEKGLEQTSDTGELERICGEAIAGNTKAVEEFRSGKDTAINALKGHVMKVTKGKANPKMIDDILRKLLQ; translated from the coding sequence ATGGAATATGAAGCTGTCATAGGACTGGAAGTCCACGTCCAACTAAAAACGAAGTCCAAGATGTTTACCCGGGCTCCTTACAAATATGGAGAAGCTCCCAACACCCTCACAAACGGCGTTGTCCTTGCCCTACCCGGCACGCTTCCCGTTCTGAACGCTGAGGCCATCCGCAAGACGATTAAAGTCGGCCTTATGTTTGGCAGTAAAATTGCAGACATCTGTAAATGGGATCGTAAAAACTATTTTTACCCGGACTCTCCTAAGGGCTACCAGCTCTCCCAATTTGACCAACCGGTCTGTCTTGGAGGTAGTGTTGAGATTGAGCTTCCGGGTTCTTCTAGAAACATCATGGGAGTCCATCGCCATGTGCAGCTGACGCGCATTCACTTAGAAGAAGATGTTGGTAAGCTTTCCCACATGGACGGCCATAGTTTAGTGGATTACAACCGTGCGGGCGCACCGTTGATCGAAATCGTCACCGAGCCAGACATGAGTTCCGCAGAAGAAGTCTTTGCTTTTCTAACCGCCTTACGTAACTGCATGCTCTACGCGGGCGTTGCGGATTGTGATATGGAAAAGGGTCAAATGCGTTGCGATGCTAATGTAAGCGTACGCCCCGTTGGTTCCACCACATTGGGCACCAAGGTAGAAATTAAGAACCTCAATTCTATTTCCGGTGTACGCAATGGCGTTATCTACGAAATACAGCGCCAAATACAAGCTATCAAGACGGGTGAAAAGATCATTCAAGAAACCCGCCGTTGGAACGCAGAGGAGGGTTACACAAGCTCTATGCGTGGCAAGGAGCAGGCTCATGATTATCGTTATTTCCCTGATCCTGATCTTATGCCGGTTAAAATTTCCTCTGAAATGAAGGAAACGATACAATCCACCCTCCCGGAACTTCCCTTTGACAAGCAACGGCGTTTTATGGAGCAATATGATCTTCCTTACACGATTACATCTGTTCTTTGTCCTATTCAAGAATTATGCCATTTTTACGAAAAGGCTATTGAAAAGCATAACAACCCAAAAGCCATCGGAAACATCATTGCAAACGATTTACTGCGCGAGCTTTCTTCCATAGAAGGCCAACAGACAATTTCCGTGACACAATGCAAAATCACACCGGACGCGATTGCAGGTTTAATTAAGTTGGTGGATGACGGCATTATCTCTAAGCAAACTGCCCAGGAAGTGTTTGTCGAAATGTACCAAACGGGCAAGGCTGCCAGCATCATTGTTAAGGAAAAGGGTCTTGAACAAACCTCTGATACCGGAGAACTGGAACGTATCTGTGGTGAAGCAATTGCGGGTAATACTAAAGCCGTTGAGGAATTCAGATCCGGTAAGGACACCGCGATTAATGCCTTGAAAGGCCACGTCATGAAGGTTACAAAAGGAAAAGCAAACCCTAAAATGATTGATGATATCTTGCGTAAATTGCTTCAATAA
- the gatA gene encoding aspartyl/glutamyl-tRNA amidotransferase subunit A (allows the formation of correctly charged Asn-tRNA(Asn) or Gln-tRNA(Gln) through the transamidation of misacylated Asp-tRNA(Asn) or Glu-tRNA(Gln) in organisms which lack either or both of asparaginyl-tRNA or glutaminyl-tRNA synthetases; reaction takes place in the presence of glutamine and ATP through an activated phospho-Asp-tRNA(Asn) or phospho-Glu-tRNA) codes for METLSNELHYKTVSEVVHLLNKKEISSVELTKAVIARTESTENDLKSFISYDKDDALIYAELSDKRRKDGKTMGPLDGIPVSLKDNMAREGCPMTCASQILKDYISPYDAHVTEKLKAAGSVLWGQTNLDEFAMGSTTENSGFQTTSNPWGIEYVPGGSSGGSAAAVAAGQTMIALGSDTGGSIRQPAAHCGIVGLKPTYGLVSRYGLAAFASSLDQIGGFGRCVDDVALLLQTIASHDKRDSTSFKVDIPDYPKVARDSKGPWTLGVPREYFGEGLNPEIKTAVEKAIKFYESQGCRIEEVSLPHMELAIPVYYILAPAEASSNLARYDGIRYTTRSKAATNAVDIFKKSRGEGFGSEVKRRIILGTYVLSSGYYDAYYLRAQKVRSLIRQDFLKAFEKVDALLTPTTPEPACKKGEKTSDPLKLYLEDVYTVSLNLAGLPGISLPCGQTKNNFPIGLQIIGQPYKESELLSIARFFEQAHDYVNLHPTL; via the coding sequence ATGGAAACTCTCTCAAACGAACTCCATTACAAGACTGTCTCCGAAGTCGTTCATCTGCTGAACAAAAAAGAGATCTCGTCTGTCGAATTAACCAAAGCCGTTATTGCACGTACAGAGTCTACCGAAAACGATTTAAAGTCCTTTATCAGCTACGATAAAGATGATGCCCTCATCTACGCAGAACTTTCGGACAAACGTCGCAAGGATGGAAAGACCATGGGGCCATTGGACGGTATTCCTGTTTCATTAAAGGACAATATGGCGCGTGAAGGCTGCCCTATGACCTGTGCTAGCCAAATCTTAAAGGATTATATTTCGCCTTACGATGCCCATGTTACTGAAAAGCTAAAGGCTGCTGGTAGTGTTTTATGGGGACAAACGAATTTAGACGAGTTTGCTATGGGTTCCACCACGGAAAACTCCGGTTTTCAGACTACATCTAACCCCTGGGGTATCGAATACGTCCCGGGCGGCAGTAGTGGTGGCAGTGCTGCCGCAGTTGCAGCAGGCCAAACAATGATTGCTTTAGGAAGTGATACAGGGGGTTCTATCCGTCAACCCGCTGCCCATTGCGGTATCGTTGGATTGAAGCCAACTTACGGTCTCGTTAGTCGCTACGGTTTGGCGGCATTTGCTTCTTCACTAGATCAAATCGGCGGCTTCGGACGTTGTGTAGATGATGTCGCTTTACTCCTACAGACTATTGCCAGCCATGACAAACGTGACTCCACGAGCTTTAAGGTAGATATTCCCGATTACCCAAAGGTCGCTCGCGATTCCAAAGGGCCTTGGACTCTTGGTGTTCCCCGTGAATATTTCGGCGAGGGTCTTAACCCGGAAATTAAGACTGCGGTAGAAAAAGCCATTAAATTTTATGAATCGCAAGGATGCCGTATTGAGGAAGTGTCTCTGCCGCATATGGAGCTGGCGATTCCGGTTTATTATATACTCGCCCCTGCTGAAGCTTCTTCAAACCTGGCTCGCTATGATGGCATCCGCTACACGACCAGAAGTAAAGCAGCTACGAATGCGGTTGATATCTTCAAGAAAAGCCGTGGTGAAGGGTTTGGCTCTGAGGTCAAACGTCGTATTATTTTAGGCACCTATGTTTTAAGCAGCGGTTATTATGATGCTTATTATTTAAGAGCGCAAAAGGTAAGGTCGTTGATCCGGCAAGACTTCCTAAAGGCATTTGAAAAAGTAGACGCTTTATTAACACCCACCACACCCGAGCCTGCCTGCAAAAAAGGCGAAAAGACAAGTGACCCCTTAAAGTTGTATTTGGAAGACGTTTATACGGTTTCCTTAAACCTTGCGGGGCTACCAGGAATCTCTCTCCCATGTGGTCAAACAAAGAATAATTTCCCTATTGGTTTGCAAATTATCGGCCAACCTTATAAAGAATCAGAGCTGTTATCGATCGCGCGTTTCTTTGAACAAGCGCATGATTACGTTAACCTGCACCCAACATTATAA